From the genome of Prunus persica cultivar Lovell chromosome G8, Prunus_persica_NCBIv2, whole genome shotgun sequence:
agtaagtgggcccggcatcggggtgatgtcggtaACAAAGACGGGATCCGCTTCAGTTTCCGAGGAAATCCAGGACGGGTCCTGTCACCAACTTCAAgcgaaaaagagaaattaaacGTTGTGCTACCAAAGTGATAAAAATTGAGAATGAGAAATGGAACGCTGTGTTGATTACAAGTGATAAAAATTCTTACAAAGTGAAACGACGACCAGCTGAATCATCATAAAGTTAATTAGACTGCGTTCGACTGCAATATGGTTGCCAATGAGTATTTTGCTCAAGTGGGATTACAGTCTCCAGTTTGTTTAACGTGTAATGACTTCAAAATATCATGAACAAGAATTTGTTAAATTgttaataaaaagaatataaaaattcTGGGAAAACCTCAAGCCCACCTAGAACATTTATATTTGAGCTTGTAACTCTACCTCTTTTCAGAAATCTGACATGcattactttttttctttttcctcaacGGGGCATATCATCAGAAACCGTCAAACCATTGACACTGCAAGTGTAAGCACCAATCTGATGGTGGTGGTTTTCAGACCTTCCAGTAAAAAAAGCAGGTCGCTCAGGTTTGGAAAGACTAATAGTTTCAGTTTTCAGCATTAGAACCACCGATGACATGGTTGGCCTATTGTTTGCATCCTCTTGAACACACAATAGTCCAATGTGGATGTATCTCAAAAATTCATTTGGGCTGCATGAATCTTTCAACAGTAGTGGATCCATCAACTCCAACACCTTTCCTTCATTCCATAATTGCCAAGCCTGCAAGCAATAGTACTTTATTAAGGATGTAAAGAGCACTACACTTTGAGAGCTACCAAAATAAAGATTTGGACAACAATGTTGGGTAGTTAAATTAGGGGACTGCTTGGCTCCTCTCCAGAAAGGAATCATTTCTCCTTGGTGCAAATTACcgtttgaaattatatatatgcaaaaataactcattaaaataaaaaattaattttttctacGCACGTATTAAATTGTGGTTGGTAGATAAATAGGAACAATTACTTTTACGGAAAGGAGGCTAGTATTCAAACTAAGTAATTACATACTTACATATGCTAGAAGAGTAGGTACACATTCGTCAAAACCTAAAAAGTTCCTTTTTCCTGTTATGATCTCAAGCAAGAGTATTCCGAAGCTAAAGACATCAGATTTTATGGAATACAATCCCTCCATTGCATATTCTGGAGCCATGTAACCACTgacatatcaaaattaatgcacTCACATAAGAGTTTTAAGATATGAAAATTATCATACATTATTCTTCTTTGTGGTGCATCATATCATAAAAACTATATAGAGTTATATAAATTGGAACTTACAGAGTGCCGACAATTCTTTTGGTGTTTCCTTGAGTTTGACCATCAAGTCCAAACATTTTAGCCATGCCAAAATCTGATATTTTTGGATTCATATCGCCATCTAACAAGATGTTGCTAGCTTTCAAATCACGATGTATAACTCTAAGTCTAGAATCTTCATGAAGATATAAAATTCCTCGAGCAATTCCTCCTATTATGATGCAGCGTCTCAACCAATTCAGCTGCTCTCGTTTTGTGGGTTCTGCACAAACATTTATCAAACACATGTTACATTCAAGGTTGAATTAATTTACCACTtagaacaatatatatatatatatacaaacaaaGATACTCATGATATTCACAAACCAAATAGAAAGTGATCGAGACTTTTGTTGGATACATATTCATAGACAAGTAGggtttcttctccttccaagcAAAATCCCAGAAGCCTCACAAGATTTCTATGTTGAAGTTTGGCTACCAATACAACCTCATTCTGGAATTCTTGCACACCTTGTGTGGAGCTTTTTGAAAGCCGTTTTACTGCTATTTCTTGTCCATTACCAAGTGTTCCCTACAAGGTTATATATAGTCATTTCAATCATTTCCATTCTTCGATCATCTTAATTCAGAACTACATGATCGTCAAGCTAAGAATTTCTAATAAAGTACAAATTAAAAAGTTATCTCTGCATGCAAAGAGATATCTTCATACCTTGAAAACTGCACCAAATCCTCCTTCACCTAATTTGTTGTTGTCTGAAAACTTGTTTGTGGCAGTTTCAATAGTTCCCAAATCAAATTGCAAGGACTCAACAGTCTTCATATCATTTCCAACTAAGCAAATATGAGTTTTCCAAGAGATTAGATGTACTAGAAAAGGTCTTAAGAAAACGAAGGAATTAATGATCTCTTGGGTTCCAAGACTAGACTTAATCTTTGATTCagtttttaccttttttctgttgttttttGGCTTGGTATTTCTCTCTGACTCTTCTCAGTCTCTTGGGAAAGAAGCATCCGGCCACAATTACAACAAACACACAGAAAGCAACAGGACCAAGAGTACTAGCGATGATTATGAATGTGACTTTGCTTGGTCCTGtatgaacaagaagaaaagtgCCAAAGAAAAATTGCCAAAACATTTATTAATTCCCCTCTAACAATTGCaagtctttctctttttccttcgatCAGATTTATGCTTTTTTAGCCAACTAGCTTTTAGTGTAGATTTATGTTCTCATCTTcccttattaatttttttgacaaaaaagacTTATTAGTAAAATAATAAGTCAATGtagtaaaaacaaaatgttcaTATCAATCCATATATAATAAAACATTTAGTTGTAATAGAATATTTACCAGGTCTGGTCGACAGAGGCGCAGATGCCGGAGGTGGCAGCGATGGAGGCGGGAGTGATGGCTCGGGTGCAAGCGACTGTTTTGTGGTACTTGTCACCTCTTGGTAGAAGGGGTACATTTCGTACCTAACATTACAACTTGGATATAGAACTCGTCCTCCTTGCTTACCCAGCACCAACTGCGCCGCGCCTTTCCGGAGGCAGGCATTGCAATCCGCGGCGGACAGGTCCTGCGTGCACTGCCCGAGGCTGTACACCGTAAACGAAATCAGGTCCGCCGTAAAATTTGCTTCTTTCGTCGCAAACTTGTCGGTGGCGTTGGCTGCCTTGGGGACCAAGTTGTCCAAAGTCGTAACAAGCACATCGTTAAGCTCAGCTGGTTCCTCCACATACCGTGTCAAATTCCGCTCGCTCCAGCCTATCATACTAGGCGACGTGGCAGCCTCAGAATAGAAGGGCTGGTTTGAGTATCGTAGCGTGCAGTGGTCGTACCAAACCACGGCCTGTTGGTTGTCGGGACAGCGTAAGAGCGCCTCCGAGGTTGCGTTGGCCACGCATTCTTCGCAGATACGGGCAGACACATCACGGCGGCAGAGGAAGAGGCCGTAGGCGGTGCCGACTGTGGCGTTGTAGAAGCCTGCGGTGTCGTTGCGGTTGGAGTTGGAGGAAAGGGTTGAGAGGAGCTGGTTAAGATTGGATTTaaaggtggaggtggagttGCCAGCCAAAGTTGGGCAGTTAAGGCCGCTGTATGCAGCTTCAGTAGGGAAGCTAACAATAAGCATGGAGGAGAGAAAGTAGAAAAggatcatttttttatttattaatcgGATATTTTGCATGGAAACTAAGGTGTGTGTATATAAACATAACACAATCCCAATAAACTCAGCTTGACTTGAGTCTAAACAAGAACTAGGTCGTTGGCCGTTCTCTAAGAATTTTTGGCTCTACTTCTAGAATCAACGACCAGAAAGACTTGGCAATAAAACTATTATAAGGATCACATCAATATTATTATGAAAATGAATGTATGTCTATCAATAcaatttcttcatcaaaatcggatgatgaagacattgacCCTAAAGTCGCGCTACTCACTTCAATGTTTCTGCGTGTTGAAAAGtatctgtttttttgtttttttgtttttgagtaTATAGTTAGAGAGGGaggggtttctcacacacaatCCCACAATATTCGAACCTGATATCACTAGTATGCAAAACCCTTTAGTTAAAAACTTCGTCCCCAAAACATAAGTtgcctttttttaaattaaaaaaaaaggtctaaATACTAACCAAACTCCTAAAAATTAAGACTATGTAGATATTAGTTTTTTAGAATGCCAATTTGATCTTGAGTCCTCAGCACCATGTGCCTCCACATGTCATCTGGCtagaattttatatatatatatatatatatatataatttttctctAATGCGGATGTCCGCATACTGTTAAAATCCAGGCGTTTTCTTTGCAACTTATTTTTTGCAGTTGGATTGGATTCCTGCCATTCCAAGTGGTCTGCAATTGCAAGTGCCTATATAAACATGTTGCAAGAACCTTGAGAGCAACCAATGGCAGtgctttcttcttctgcaACTGCACGTTCCCACATGTGCTTTatttgctttcttcttctgcaTCTGCACGTGTCCCCAAATCCCAAACCCATGATTTCTTATTGTAATATTTGCAAATTGTGGAGTACTTGGAATTGCAAATATCCAAtctatttgaaaaaacaagCTGAAAAAAGGAACAGTTGAATTTTAACATCATGCAGACATTCGCATTAGGGGAGGGGGATTCAAACTCGAGTGTAGAATAGGGAGTACATCCgctaaattaatctaaactACAGGAAGGGGGATTCAAACTCATATGCGGAGTGAGGAGTACATCCGCTCTAGCCAACTCGgatgatatatatttattaaagtGTAGAAAGAATATGTCAAAACATGCCTCCAGTAGTTAATTGCTTACACATGAAAGAAGATTATGTCACAATTTGTGAAATGAAAGCGTCAAAAGCTTCCTGGcgctattttttttataaaaaaatcaatgaaaatggaGAATTTTAACTTGAAATCTCTTtcaacatataaaaaaaatactactaAATCAAAAGCTAGTTACTATAGGAGCTCATAGGTTGAATCGGTGAGATTTCACTTCAATGGCTGATGACAACTCTCAATTTTCACATACTAGGAATTTTGTCCATCAATGGTAAGAAGAACTAGTAAGAGTACTACagcctaccccaaaaaaaaaaaaaattaggggtTTGACATATgcatgaaaattgaaatgaatgaGTAAATATGAGTGGTACGCATGACAAATCATTATATGCAACTATATATCATGCCACAAATGGATGTCAACATTTCACTTGGAATAAATTgtcagaaattgaaaaataataataataatttatgggTAGATCAAATTGCCTTGACTCGGGATCACTGCAAATGTCACAACTAAATCAATCCCCTAAAAGAAGAAATGCATTTTtagctttgattttcttttttatcctCAGCAGCCTCACTAAAAGCAACATATCAAACACAGAGCGGATCACCATtgcattataaaaatacccaattcATGATAATTCATGTTGGTCAACAATACCCAgtagagaaaaataagaatagaACAAAAAAGATATGGTTCAGCTCTACATGGTCATCTCTCATGTGGCCTAGTTATCAACAGCATAGACTTCTAATTGGTCCCTTTGATTTAACTTTCTGAATTCTCTACTGGATGCAGACCTGCTAATCTGATTTGAACTGTACATGTTGCCGTCTTTGTTATACTTGGTGGTGCGCGCTTTAGACTTGGGTAATGGAGGTAGGTTCTTCATGTTCTTAGTAGTATCGGGATGGCCTTGAACTGGGGAAGGGGATAATATTGGGCTTTCTTTCCGGCCTGCATGATGTACACTAGAGGAGTTGCTAGTGGTAGTGCTACCTGGCTCTTCACTTTCGAAATTTGAATCAGCAGTTTTCTCCATCTCCTGAAGACCCTATTTACATAGTACTTAATCTTCAGTAATCCAAGAAAGAATATCTTTTGCTTTTCCAGTGGAAATAGAGGCCATCTCTATGTTTCAGAATAAGAAAGGTGTGCCTTACAGCACTATAGGTGAGAGAGCTAGAGGTGGTTTCCCCCCAACAAtagttgttttttcttcctaattttaaaattctctCTTTTCCCTTCCCCTTAAATGAGCGGTTGGCTAATCTTAGTCAATTATGAAAGCTGAAAGTAAGGACTTGCATTTACCTGGTTTGAAGATGCagaaatttcttttaatttttcagcaGATAGATCTTGTCTCCGGCGCTCACGTCGTGTTCGAGACCGTCTTACTTTAGAATTCCTAGACCTGtcaaaatgagaaaaataatcaGATACCTCAAGCAATAAACTAGACATTAAATCCTCAAATAGCTCCCTTTGTTATCTCCATCTGTCAACCATATAGGCTAATACATGCTTTAGTACGTTGCTAAAACAAGAAGCTAAGTTTAGGCCACTAGATCTCTTCGTATGGAGTACGGATAGCAATCAAACTCTAAACGATAGTGTTTTAATCTTTGGTTATTTAGGGCTAAGGTTTTAACCACGGAGTGAATAGTCCAGGATTAACTACTTTTTTAAGTACTTCTTTTACTTGCAAGAGCATGTTTGTGTGTGAGTATTCATGAGTTTAGGACACCAGGATCATGCCTTCTGTGAGCCTGTAACTCATGAAACCCCAATCTACCATACAATTGAATCCATTAAAGACATAATTGAATGGAAGCAGGAGGAAAACCAAGTTCAGTTAGAAAGCCATGGTTAGTGACAATGAACCAATTAACATGATGTTTATGTCATGCTGTTAGATACATTCATTGTATATCTAAAGAGAGAAAAGTGTCGACTTACTTTCTATGCTCATTGGCTAGTTTCAGTTCATCATCCTCATTGTAGATTGCAGGTAGACCAGAAAGGTCACATGCCAAGGGGCTTGTGAAAAAGAACTGTAAGCAGACGTACTTTTTAGTATACAATATTCACCACTTAATTCGTGCGTCACATGAGCACTTGCAAGACGAATTCAACACCAGAAAAAATTAGAATTCATACTATTTGCCATGGATGCTTAAAAATTAGGGAGGAAAAGAGCTAAATTGATAGAGATGATTTTCAATAGGTGCAACTTTTCGGTGGATGAAGTAAAATTTTATCGGCTTTAGAAGTACATTAGAATTCTGCATTAGATATGCTAAACTTGCAATTCTGAACATAGTGGATTAACTTTATGTGTTTGTAACCCCTCAACTATATCAGCTAGAAGAAAATACTAAGAACAATAAAGTTTAAAAGACATGGAAACGTACATCAGGGTTAGCAAAACGTTTTGCAAAAAGTGcagtaattaataaataaataaaagtattttaatcattattatttattacagACTTAAGAATatgtgggaaaaaaaaaatggatgcAAAAACATTGCTCGCAATCAAAAGGAACGCAAGTTCCAGGAAAAGCATGTAGTTGGAATAAAAACTTCATTGAAAGAGTAAAACTTTCAATCTGTACTTACTTCATTTCTGAGAGCCGAAGAAGCAGAGCCACGATAGGCAGGATCTAAAGCAAGGAGAGTGCTCAACAgactcaaagaagaaaaagggaaatccTTGAAAGCTTCTTGAAGACTGGGTTTGTATGAACGTGGAGGTCTAAAAGTTGTAGACAGCTTTAGTCTTTTCCAGTATTCCTCTGATGGTGTACCACAAAGCCTGAATATCCTATGAAGTTGCTCAACCTGAAAGCAAGTAAAATGTGTTTGAGATACTAGCCAGCGATAGTAAGATCATaacacacacacgcacaatATTGAATTACCTCTGTTCTACCAGGCAGAAGTGGTCTCCCTGTAAACATTTCAGCCAAGACGCAACCAGCACTCCAAAGATCAATGCCAACTCCATAATCTGTAGAACCTAACAACAGCTCAGGAGCTCTGTACCAAAGTGTCACAACTCGGTTTGTGAGAGGGCGCTTAGGATCTTGAACATAATAATTTGCGAGCCCAAAATCTGCAATTTTCAGCATTCCATGTTTATCTATCAATAGGTTTGATCCTTTGATGTCTCGATGTATAATTCCCCTCTCATGGCAGTGCTGCAGACCTGAAAGTAGTTGATGCATATAGCACTTGACCTGTGTCAATAGTTCAAGTTAGAAACTGAGACTCTACAACAAATCAAAGCATCCAAATTCAGAACCAATGAGTTAAGAGAGAACTTAAACCTGTGGTTCAGTAAGCCCTTCAGGGCTGGAAATAATTCTTGCCAAATCTGACCGCATGAAATCAAAAACAAGATAGAGGCTGTACTGCATTCTTGACGTGGCCAATCCTTCAAGCTTAACCACATTGGGGTGATCTAATTTCCGTAAAAACATAATCTCCCGAGCCATAAACTTAACACTCTCGGGTTCTGATGTATCAAACCGAACCTTCTTTAAGGCCACAATTTTTCCAGTGTCCCTATCTCGAGCCTTATACACATTGCTGTATGTTCCTTCGCCCACCTACAAGTGCAAacatttagaaagaaaaaagaaaaaccaagttCAAATTCCAGCCTCCTCTCAACAATGATCTAGCCAACTAATAAATTTATGCTTTCCTTGATTAACAAGATTACTCGGAAAAAGCAGAAAAATCAAGATTTTATATCTTAAACTTTCAGTGACTTGGAAATATGGGCAACCcacaaattgaacaagagaacaCTCAAAATCTTCAATAGTCCAGCATACTTAGCTTGTTATTCCATCCAAAAACCAATCAAGATATCATCTAGCAAATCATCAGAACAATATTAATTCCAATTAGTATAGAACATGCCAAttaccattttcttttctttttgacaaCTGCCACATGACAATTATAATTCTAACCAAATGCACACCaaatcaaaacataaaaatctgAAAGTGAGtatgaaaataaaaccttGTCCAGCTTGTCATAAGAGTCAGCACTCTTGGGAACCAAGCCAGCCAAAATCTCTCTTGAAATATTGTCAGTGAGCCATTTAGGCCACCCATCCACCAACTCCTCCTCATCAACAGAAACTTTATGAGAAACATGCCCATCATCTTT
Proteins encoded in this window:
- the LOC18766379 gene encoding putative receptor-like protein kinase At4g00960 gives rise to the protein MQNIRLINKKMILFYFLSSMLIVSFPTEAAYSGLNCPTLAGNSTSTFKSNLNQLLSTLSSNSNRNDTAGFYNATVGTAYGLFLCRRDVSARICEECVANATSEALLRCPDNQQAVVWYDHCTLRYSNQPFYSEAATSPSMIGWSERNLTRYVEEPAELNDVLVTTLDNLVPKAANATDKFATKEANFTADLISFTVYSLGQCTQDLSAADCNACLRKGAAQLVLGKQGGRVLYPSCNVRYEMYPFYQEVTSTTKQSLAPEPSLPKVTFIIIASTLGPVAFCVFVVIVAGCFFPKRLRRVREKYQAKKQQKKVGNDMKTVESLQFDLGTIETATNKFSDNNKLGEGGFGAVFKGTLGNGQEIAVKRLSKSSTQGVQEFQNEVVLVAKLQHRNLVRLLGFCLEGEETLLVYEYVSNKSLDHFLFEPTKREQLNWLRRCIIIGGIARGILYLHEDSRLRVIHRDLKASNILLDGDMNPKISDFGMAKMFGLDGQTQGNTKRIVGTLGYMAPEYAMEGLYSIKSDVFSFGILLLEIITGKRNFLGFDECVPTLLAYAWQLWNEGKVLELMDPLLLKDSCSPNEFLRYIHIGLLCVQEDANNRPTMSSVVLMLKTETISLSKPERPAFFTGRSENHHHQIGAYTCSVNGLTVSDDMPR
- the LOC18766392 gene encoding probable serine/threonine-protein kinase At1g54610 yields the protein MGCVQAKPLTNSTPGGLEKLKLENGYVGNGGVNAHRRSTGQPQRDSLKQHRHEPIISNAEPGSRNEKAGDEWVVLTGSDGDKDDGHVSHKVSVDEEELVDGWPKWLTDNISREILAGLVPKSADSYDKLDKVGEGTYSNVYKARDRDTGKIVALKKVRFDTSEPESVKFMAREIMFLRKLDHPNVVKLEGLATSRMQYSLYLVFDFMRSDLARIISSPEGLTEPQVKCYMHQLLSGLQHCHERGIIHRDIKGSNLLIDKHGMLKIADFGLANYYVQDPKRPLTNRVVTLWYRAPELLLGSTDYGVGIDLWSAGCVLAEMFTGRPLLPGRTEVEQLHRIFRLCGTPSEEYWKRLKLSTTFRPPRSYKPSLQEAFKDFPFSSLSLLSTLLALDPAYRGSASSALRNEFFFTSPLACDLSGLPAIYNEDDELKLANEHRKSRNSKVRRSRTRRERRRQDLSAEKLKEISASSNQGLQEMEKTADSNFESEEPGSTTTSNSSSVHHAGRKESPILSPSPVQGHPDTTKNMKNLPPLPKSKARTTKYNKDGNMYSSNQISRSASSREFRKLNQRDQLEVYAVDN